Proteins from one Paraburkholderia acidisoli genomic window:
- a CDS encoding LysR family transcriptional regulator → MDVNALTLLCEILDAGNLSEAARRLKMSRANVSYHLNHLEKSVGLQLVRRTTRRVEPTEIGLKLYEHGRAIQNALLAARESVSTLGQSLQGRVRLSVPSGYGQLVMSDWLIDFKRLYPGIVLDVMFENRVEDLLRDEVDIAVRVMHEPPQNLVARDMGQVKYIACACTAWAQKHGMPHTLEDLARAPVITATVVGRQLRLAGYLGEERHEVLLEPSIISENFLFLRQSILAGLGVGIVPDYVMHDDLRNGAAVTSLDTWRLSIFGTHMYMLYMPNRHHTRAASTFIDYVLNEARKTGRGAAA, encoded by the coding sequence TTGGACGTCAACGCGTTGACCCTGCTCTGCGAAATTCTCGACGCGGGCAATCTGAGCGAGGCGGCGCGGCGGCTCAAGATGAGCCGCGCGAACGTCAGCTACCACCTCAACCACCTCGAAAAGTCGGTCGGCCTGCAACTCGTGCGGCGCACCACGCGGCGCGTCGAGCCCACCGAAATCGGCCTCAAGCTTTACGAGCATGGCCGCGCTATCCAGAACGCGCTGCTCGCGGCGCGCGAGTCAGTTTCCACGCTGGGACAAAGTCTGCAGGGGCGCGTGCGGCTTTCGGTGCCGAGCGGCTACGGCCAGCTCGTGATGTCGGACTGGCTGATCGACTTCAAGCGCCTGTATCCGGGCATCGTGCTCGACGTGATGTTCGAGAATCGCGTGGAAGACCTGCTGCGCGACGAAGTCGACATCGCCGTGCGCGTGATGCATGAACCGCCGCAGAATCTCGTGGCGCGCGACATGGGGCAGGTGAAGTACATTGCGTGCGCCTGCACGGCGTGGGCGCAAAAGCACGGCATGCCGCACACGCTCGAAGACCTCGCGCGCGCGCCCGTGATCACGGCCACGGTGGTCGGGCGTCAGTTGCGGCTTGCGGGCTATCTCGGCGAGGAACGGCACGAGGTGTTGCTCGAACCGTCGATTATTTCGGAGAACTTTTTATTCTTGCGGCAATCGATTCTGGCGGGGCTGGGCGTGGGCATCGTGCCCGACTACGTGATGCACGACGACCTTCGCAACGGCGCGGCCGTCACCTCGCTCGACACGTGGCGCCTGAGCATTTTCGGCACGCACATGTACATGCTCTACATGCCGAACCGGCACCACACGCGCGCGGCTTCCACCTTCATCGACTACGTGTTGAACGAAGCGCGCAAGACGGGCCGGGGCGCCGCCGCGTAA
- a CDS encoding DUF4397 domain-containing protein: MKTIRTLAALASAAALLTACGGGGSDVAKELGLQNPEIHFVHALPGGPNVDFLVNGSVLQPNIPYKQVTNFANINTGNTNVSYASTGTTTALASGNFPDVAKGHEYTVLALPSLTGGDIGLIDDPFDKGVLSNSARVRAFNATVNAQNLDMYVVAPGTAIANISPTMAGVNYKNAVPASGQDSLYLSGGNYVVIATVAGSKTPIYQSPTISINNNADWLITTVPTAGTLSQLTPGQFHILVAQGGNTSQPSAEYINALTNQ; this comes from the coding sequence ATGAAGACGATTCGCACTCTGGCCGCACTCGCAAGCGCGGCAGCTCTGCTCACCGCATGCGGAGGCGGCGGCAGCGACGTGGCCAAGGAATTGGGCCTGCAAAACCCCGAGATTCACTTCGTGCACGCGCTGCCCGGCGGCCCGAATGTCGACTTCCTGGTGAACGGCAGCGTATTGCAGCCGAACATCCCGTATAAGCAAGTGACGAATTTCGCCAATATCAACACGGGCAATACGAACGTGTCGTATGCGAGCACTGGCACGACCACGGCGCTGGCGAGCGGCAATTTCCCCGACGTCGCGAAAGGCCATGAATACACCGTGCTCGCGCTGCCCTCGCTCACGGGCGGCGACATCGGCCTGATCGACGATCCGTTCGACAAGGGCGTGCTCTCGAACAGCGCCCGCGTGCGCGCGTTCAACGCCACGGTCAATGCGCAAAACCTCGACATGTACGTGGTCGCGCCGGGCACCGCCATCGCCAACATTTCGCCGACGATGGCCGGCGTGAACTACAAGAACGCCGTGCCCGCGAGCGGTCAGGACTCGCTCTACCTGAGCGGCGGCAATTACGTGGTGATCGCCACGGTGGCCGGCAGCAAGACGCCGATCTATCAGTCGCCCACGATCAGCATCAACAATAACGCCGACTGGCTCATCACCACGGTACCGACCGCGGGCACGCTCTCGCAGCTCACGCCGGGTCAGTTCCACATTCTGGTCGCGCAAGGCGGCAACACCTCGCAGCCGAGCGCCGAGTACATCAACGCGCTCACGAATCAGTAA
- a CDS encoding Na+/H+ antiporter subunit G, with the protein MSTVIEAIVCILLLVGSAFTLIGAIGLARLPDFFMRLHGPTKSTTLGVGGVVLASVLYFTVHNEYASLHELLIPAFLFLTAPISAHMLAKAGIQQRVKVSEATRGRPPVHDEPANPARAQAANPKSDA; encoded by the coding sequence ATGTCAACCGTGATTGAAGCGATCGTCTGCATCCTGCTGCTGGTGGGCAGCGCATTCACGCTGATCGGTGCGATCGGGCTCGCGCGTTTGCCCGACTTTTTCATGCGCCTGCACGGCCCGACCAAGTCGACAACGCTGGGCGTTGGCGGCGTCGTGCTCGCCTCAGTGCTGTATTTCACGGTACATAACGAGTACGCCAGCCTGCACGAGTTGCTGATTCCCGCGTTTCTGTTTCTCACGGCGCCAATCAGCGCACATATGCTCGCGAAGGCGGGTATCCAGCAGCGCGTGAAAGTGAGCGAAGCCACGCGCGGCCGCCCGCCCGTTCACGACGAGCCGGCCAACCCCGCGCGAGCGCAAGCCGCGAACCCGAAAAGCGACGCGTAG
- a CDS encoding K+/H+ antiporter subunit F, with protein MLAIAIPVSLAILGLAFLLTLARLVRGPSLPDRLVALDTLNINAIALIVVYGIRLRSTLFFEIALLMAVMGFVATVALTKYLQRGDIIELN; from the coding sequence ATGCTAGCCATTGCCATTCCGGTATCGCTCGCGATTCTCGGCCTCGCCTTTCTGCTCACGCTCGCGCGACTCGTGCGCGGGCCTTCGCTGCCCGACCGGCTGGTCGCGCTCGACACGCTCAACATCAACGCGATCGCGCTGATCGTCGTCTACGGCATTCGCTTGCGCTCGACCCTGTTCTTCGAAATCGCGCTGCTCATGGCGGTGATGGGTTTCGTCGCGACGGTGGCGCTCACGAAGTATTTGCAGCGTGGCGACATCATCGAACTCAATTGA
- a CDS encoding Na+/H+ antiporter subunit E, with product MLKRLFPHPWLSLVLLLCWLLLMNDVSPGNVLLGAFLGSAISFAVGEGLWLQPVRFGKPWRLARLAGHVLIDIVVANAEVALLVLGPTRRLRPAFIEVPLDSTHEIALTALISIVSLSPGTLCAELSDDRTRLVVHVLDLADEAALVALIKTRYEAPLMEIFAC from the coding sequence ATGCTCAAGAGGCTCTTTCCGCACCCGTGGCTCAGCCTCGTGCTGCTGCTCTGCTGGCTGCTGCTGATGAACGACGTTTCGCCCGGCAACGTGCTGCTCGGCGCGTTCCTCGGCAGCGCGATATCGTTCGCCGTGGGCGAAGGCCTGTGGCTGCAACCGGTGCGCTTCGGCAAGCCATGGCGGCTCGCGCGGCTCGCGGGACACGTGCTCATCGATATCGTCGTGGCCAATGCCGAAGTCGCCCTGCTCGTGCTCGGCCCGACCCGACGCCTGCGCCCCGCGTTCATCGAGGTGCCGCTCGACAGCACGCACGAAATCGCGCTCACGGCGCTCATCAGCATCGTCTCGCTGAGCCCCGGCACGCTGTGCGCCGAACTCTCCGACGACCGCACGCGGCTCGTGGTGCACGTGCTCGATCTGGCCGACGAAGCCGCGCTCGTCGCGTTGATCAAAACCCGCTACGAAGCGCCGCTGATGGAGATCTTCGCATGCTAG
- a CDS encoding monovalent cation/H+ antiporter subunit D, translated as MTHALILPILIPLFAAGAIVALPLRAKRLQRALNVVATLALLPVSLALAAGAAQGEIASYALGAWRAPFGIVLQLDRLGALMLVLTAVLASCCLLGTTSADARRGRYFRALVQFELMGLNGAFLAGDLFNLFVFFELLLIASYALLLHGGGQRRVRNGLHYLLMNLVGSSFFLIALGVLYGITGTLNMADMGERLAHLDAATLPLAQYAGATLMLVFGLKAAVFPMSFWLPQAYRSAIGPVAALFAIMTKVGIYAMLRCDALVFGGAGGVLDAFMHDWAWWLAIATIVYGALGALAVSSLKTTTGFLVLVSVGLLIAAASMQTVLAWSALLYYLISTTLCTGALFLLADTLEPEPLASTHNAGDTPEPGSLESLDDAAAPAITPDADLEPATARVNVAPATKAAAGASTPWPTNSAAALYLAAAVGAAGLPPLSGFLGKAMVLAAAPLSQAVVLWPAVLISGLLSIVALSRTGTRLLWAMPAANAGPRVAPHGSRIKLAACALLLAGVIGVTVFAGPLKHYLDATAAQLLDRDAYVQAILRAPAQGS; from the coding sequence ATGACCCACGCGCTCATTCTGCCCATCCTGATCCCGCTGTTCGCCGCTGGCGCGATCGTGGCGTTGCCGTTGCGCGCGAAGCGCCTGCAACGCGCGCTCAACGTGGTTGCCACGCTCGCCTTGCTGCCCGTGTCGCTCGCGCTCGCGGCGGGCGCGGCGCAAGGCGAAATCGCCAGCTATGCGCTCGGCGCGTGGCGCGCGCCGTTCGGCATCGTGCTGCAACTGGATCGCCTCGGTGCGCTCATGCTCGTGCTCACCGCCGTGCTCGCGAGCTGCTGCCTGCTCGGCACGACCAGCGCGGACGCACGCCGCGGGCGCTATTTCCGCGCGCTCGTGCAATTCGAACTGATGGGCCTGAACGGCGCGTTTCTCGCGGGCGATCTCTTCAATCTGTTCGTGTTCTTCGAGCTGTTGCTGATCGCGTCGTACGCGTTGCTGCTGCACGGCGGCGGCCAGCGGCGCGTGCGCAACGGCCTGCACTATCTGCTGATGAACCTCGTGGGCTCGTCGTTTTTCCTGATCGCGCTGGGCGTGCTGTACGGCATCACGGGCACGCTCAACATGGCCGACATGGGCGAACGTCTCGCGCATCTCGACGCGGCCACGCTGCCACTTGCGCAGTACGCGGGCGCGACGCTCATGCTCGTATTCGGCCTCAAGGCCGCGGTCTTTCCGATGTCGTTCTGGTTGCCGCAGGCGTATCGCAGCGCCATCGGTCCGGTGGCGGCGCTCTTTGCGATCATGACGAAGGTCGGCATCTACGCGATGCTGCGCTGCGACGCGCTGGTGTTCGGCGGCGCGGGCGGCGTGCTCGACGCGTTCATGCACGACTGGGCGTGGTGGCTCGCCATCGCCACGATCGTGTATGGCGCGCTCGGCGCGCTGGCCGTGTCGAGCCTCAAGACCACCACGGGCTTTCTCGTGCTCGTTTCGGTGGGTTTGCTGATCGCGGCGGCGTCGATGCAAACGGTGCTCGCGTGGAGCGCGCTGCTCTACTACCTCATCAGCACGACGCTGTGCACGGGCGCGCTGTTCCTGCTTGCCGACACGCTGGAGCCCGAGCCGCTCGCCTCGACGCACAACGCGGGCGACACGCCCGAACCCGGCTCGCTCGAATCGCTCGACGACGCGGCCGCGCCCGCCATCACCCCCGACGCCGATCTCGAACCCGCGACCGCTCGCGTGAACGTTGCGCCCGCAACAAAAGCGGCTGCCGGCGCATCAACGCCGTGGCCCACCAACTCGGCCGCCGCGCTTTACCTGGCGGCCGCCGTGGGCGCCGCGGGCTTGCCGCCGCTCTCGGGCTTTCTCGGCAAGGCCATGGTGCTCGCCGCCGCGCCGCTCTCGCAGGCCGTGGTGCTGTGGCCCGCCGTGCTGATCTCGGGGCTGCTCTCCATTGTCGCGTTGAGCCGCACAGGCACGCGGCTCCTGTGGGCGATGCCGGCCGCAAACGCGGGCCCGCGCGTCGCGCCGCACGGCAGCCGCATCAAACTCGCCGCGTGCGCGCTGCTGCTCGCGGGTGTGATCGGCGTGACCGTGTTCGCGGGTCCGCTCAAGCATTATCTCGACGCCACGGCCGCGCAATTGCTCGACCGCGACGCCTACGTGCAGGCGATCCTGCGCGCGCCCGCCCAAGGGAGCTGA
- a CDS encoding Na+/H+ antiporter subunit C — MEAAFATAIAVLCASGIYLLLSARVLPVILGITLFSYAINLFLLGMGRLSVGQPPVIANGAHYADPVPQALVLTAIVIGFAMTAFTVVLALRALAIDGTDHVDGA, encoded by the coding sequence ATGGAAGCCGCCTTCGCCACTGCGATCGCCGTGCTGTGCGCCAGCGGCATTTATCTGCTGCTCAGCGCGCGCGTGTTGCCGGTGATACTCGGCATCACCCTGTTCTCGTATGCGATCAATCTCTTCCTGCTCGGCATGGGGCGGCTTTCCGTGGGCCAGCCGCCCGTGATCGCCAACGGCGCGCATTACGCCGATCCCGTGCCGCAAGCGCTCGTGCTCACGGCCATCGTGATCGGCTTCGCCATGACGGCGTTCACGGTCGTGCTCGCGCTGCGTGCCCTCGCCATCGACGGCACCGATCACGTGGACGGCGCATGA
- a CDS encoding monovalent cation/H+ antiporter subunit A — MALAWLVVIPFVAVALVAFTRHRAPAAGTWAAFAAALLGLGLLASERIGMPTFGVLQWRADWIPELGLDFALRLDGLAFMFALLVLAIGLLVFIYARYYLAGSESLPRLYALLLLFMGAMLGVVLSNNLLLLVSFWELTSLVSFLLIGFWPSRPEARRGARMALTITGAGGLALLAAVLLLGRVCGSYDLGVVLAHAGEVQRNPLYPAILLLVLFAACTKSAQFPFHFWLPHAMSAPTPVSAYLHSATMVKAGIFLIARFYPVLEGTDLFFYVTSLIGLVTLTGGAGMALVQRDLKGLLAYSTISHLGLIVLLFGLDTQLSTVAALFHTFNHAVFKASLFMAAGIIDHETGTRDLGRLRGLRRYMPHTCALASVASLAMAGVPLLNGFLSKEMFFGETLAQDLLGDFNWLIPALAVVAAALSVAYSLRFVWGVFFDGATPRDLPHYPPHEPPRFMKLPVEILVVICLLVGLAPQHTIGRMLESAAWFALGGVVPAYSLSIWHGVNVPLVMSAASMIAGALLFFFRRDAFRHHRSRLSEMNASEGFDRLVQRLEKGAGAIVRMFETRSLPAYLAWMIAAMLIVPGAALLALASFDGAYRSAPIDPVTLIGLALIALLSIGVVAVRANTLYALVMLSTCGLLVTLAFVRFSAPDLALTQISVEVVTVLLLVLAIYFLPVVQRTIEPLPARVRNAVLAIAGGAMLGGVAYAVMTRAPVAGIAPFFLANALPGSGGHNVVNVILVDFRGFDTLVEVSVLVVAGLAVKALLRGLRLKAPDTGPGGLPWSSQSHPLLLAILARLMLPLTILVAVFVFLRGHNLPGGGFIASLIVSVALLLQYVASGVLWTESRIRINYRALAGLGLLVAATTGLGALAFGQPFLTSAFGHLHIPLIGEIELSTAMLFDLGVMGAVVGTTLTIVSHLGVRDKDMQSVEKS, encoded by the coding sequence ATGGCATTGGCGTGGCTCGTCGTAATACCGTTCGTCGCAGTGGCGCTGGTGGCGTTCACGCGGCATCGCGCGCCCGCGGCGGGCACGTGGGCCGCGTTCGCCGCCGCGCTGCTCGGCCTCGGCCTGCTCGCGAGCGAACGCATCGGCATGCCCACCTTCGGCGTGCTGCAATGGCGTGCGGACTGGATACCCGAACTCGGTCTCGACTTCGCGCTGCGGCTCGACGGCCTCGCGTTCATGTTCGCGCTGCTCGTGCTCGCGATCGGCCTGCTCGTCTTCATCTATGCGCGCTACTACCTCGCGGGCAGCGAGTCGTTGCCGCGCCTCTATGCGCTGTTGCTGCTGTTCATGGGCGCGATGCTCGGCGTCGTGCTCTCGAACAATCTGCTGCTGCTCGTCAGCTTCTGGGAACTCACGAGTCTCGTCTCGTTCCTGCTGATCGGCTTCTGGCCTTCGCGGCCCGAAGCGCGGCGCGGCGCCCGCATGGCGTTGACCATCACGGGCGCGGGCGGCCTCGCATTGCTGGCCGCCGTATTGCTGCTCGGCCGCGTGTGCGGCAGTTACGATCTCGGCGTCGTGCTCGCGCATGCGGGCGAAGTGCAGCGCAATCCGCTCTATCCCGCCATCCTGCTGCTCGTGCTGTTCGCGGCGTGCACGAAGTCGGCGCAATTTCCGTTTCACTTCTGGCTGCCGCACGCGATGTCGGCGCCCACGCCCGTGTCCGCCTATTTGCATTCGGCAACGATGGTGAAGGCCGGCATCTTCCTCATCGCGCGGTTTTATCCCGTGCTCGAAGGCACCGACCTGTTTTTCTACGTGACGAGTCTGATCGGCCTCGTCACGCTCACGGGCGGCGCAGGCATGGCGCTCGTGCAGCGCGACCTCAAGGGCCTGCTCGCCTACTCCACCATCAGTCATCTCGGCCTCATCGTGCTGCTGTTCGGTCTCGACACGCAGCTTTCCACCGTCGCCGCGCTGTTTCACACCTTCAATCACGCGGTATTCAAGGCGTCGCTGTTCATGGCGGCCGGTATCATCGATCATGAAACCGGCACGCGCGATCTCGGCCGTTTGCGCGGGCTGCGCCGTTACATGCCGCATACGTGCGCGCTCGCGAGCGTGGCGTCGCTGGCAATGGCGGGCGTGCCGTTGCTGAACGGCTTTCTGTCGAAGGAGATGTTCTTCGGCGAAACGCTCGCGCAAGATCTGCTCGGCGACTTCAACTGGCTGATTCCCGCGCTCGCCGTGGTGGCCGCCGCGCTTTCCGTGGCGTATTCGCTGCGCTTCGTGTGGGGCGTGTTCTTCGACGGCGCAACGCCCCGCGACCTGCCGCACTATCCGCCGCACGAACCGCCGCGCTTCATGAAGCTGCCGGTGGAAATTCTCGTGGTGATCTGTCTGCTCGTCGGACTCGCGCCGCAACACACCATCGGCAGAATGCTCGAGTCGGCCGCGTGGTTCGCGCTGGGTGGCGTGGTGCCCGCCTACAGCCTGAGCATCTGGCACGGCGTCAACGTGCCGCTCGTGATGAGCGCGGCGTCAATGATCGCGGGCGCGCTGCTGTTCTTCTTCCGCCGCGACGCGTTCCGCCATCATCGTTCGCGGCTCTCGGAAATGAACGCGAGCGAAGGCTTCGACCGCCTCGTGCAGCGCCTGGAAAAAGGCGCGGGCGCGATCGTGCGCATGTTCGAAACGCGCTCGCTGCCCGCCTACCTCGCGTGGATGATCGCGGCCATGCTGATCGTGCCGGGCGCCGCGCTGCTCGCGCTCGCCTCGTTCGACGGCGCGTATCGCTCCGCGCCCATCGACCCCGTCACGCTCATCGGTCTCGCGCTGATCGCGTTGCTGTCGATCGGCGTGGTGGCCGTGCGCGCGAATACGCTCTACGCGCTCGTCATGCTGAGCACGTGCGGCCTGCTCGTGACGCTCGCGTTCGTGCGCTTTTCCGCGCCCGATCTCGCGCTCACGCAAATCTCCGTGGAAGTGGTCACGGTGCTGTTGCTCGTGCTCGCGATCTACTTCCTGCCCGTCGTGCAGCGCACGATCGAACCGCTGCCCGCGCGTGTGCGCAACGCCGTGCTCGCCATCGCGGGCGGCGCGATGCTCGGCGGCGTGGCCTATGCCGTGATGACGCGCGCACCCGTGGCCGGCATCGCGCCGTTCTTTCTCGCGAACGCGCTGCCGGGCAGCGGCGGCCATAATGTCGTGAACGTGATCCTCGTCGATTTTCGCGGCTTCGACACCCTGGTCGAGGTCAGCGTGCTCGTGGTCGCCGGCCTCGCCGTGAAAGCGCTGCTGCGCGGCCTGCGCCTCAAGGCGCCCGACACCGGGCCGGGCGGTTTGCCGTGGTCGTCGCAATCGCATCCGTTGCTGCTCGCGATCCTCGCGCGTCTCATGCTGCCGCTCACGATCCTCGTGGCCGTATTCGTCTTCCTGCGCGGCCACAACCTGCCGGGCGGCGGTTTCATCGCTTCGCTCATCGTGTCGGTCGCGCTGCTGCTGCAATACGTGGCGAGCGGCGTGCTCTGGACCGAATCGCGCATCCGCATCAACTATCGCGCGCTCGCGGGCCTCGGCCTGCTCGTTGCGGCCACAACGGGTCTGGGTGCGCTCGCATTCGGCCAGCCTTTTCTCACGAGCGCGTTCGGGCATCTGCACATTCCGCTCATCGGCGAGATCGAATTGAGCACCGCCATGTTGTTCGATCTCGGCGTGATGGGCGCGGTGGTGGGCACGACGCTCACGATCGTGTCGCACCTCGGCGTGCGCGACAAAGACATGCAATCCGTGGAGAAAAGCTGA
- a CDS encoding LutB/LldF family L-lactate oxidation iron-sulfur protein, with protein MSTTPLHFVPTAAFRDRARTALDDPQLRQSFRGAMDFLQTKRAAQFPEAGELEALRDLGEAIRQHALAHLPDLLERLETKLRENGVQVHWAETADEANRIVHAIAQHHAATRIIKGKSMASEEIELNHYLAGRGVTCIESDMGEYIVQLAGEKPSHIVMPAIHKTKGDIGELFEGHIPDTPYTEDVDTLIQTGRRALRREFVDAQIGLSGVNFAAADTGTLWLVENEGNGRLSTTVPDVHIAIMGMEKVVEKLAHIVPLSSLLTRSATGQPITTYFNLISSPRRAGERDGPREVHLVLLDNGRSQAWADAQLRATLQCIRCGACMNHCPVYTRIGGHAYGTTYPGPIGKIISPHLLGLDATADLPTASSLCGACGEVCPVRIPIPQLLVRLRTEANRAPAERVAHPLRGQGANHSRGEQFVWRFWSGAFAHPRAWRALRWAATRLRGFAPAQQMGWTQHRTPLKPASRSLHDLLRDRDQPE; from the coding sequence ATGAGCACGACGCCCCTGCATTTCGTGCCGACCGCGGCATTCCGCGACCGCGCCCGCACGGCGCTCGACGACCCGCAATTGCGCCAGAGTTTTCGCGGCGCGATGGACTTTCTGCAAACGAAGCGCGCCGCGCAATTCCCCGAAGCCGGCGAACTCGAAGCGTTGCGCGATCTCGGCGAAGCCATTCGTCAGCATGCGCTCGCGCATTTGCCCGACCTGCTCGAACGGCTCGAAACGAAGCTGCGCGAGAACGGCGTCCAGGTGCACTGGGCCGAGACCGCCGACGAAGCGAATCGCATCGTGCATGCCATCGCGCAACACCACGCGGCCACGCGCATCATCAAGGGCAAGTCGATGGCGAGCGAGGAGATCGAGCTGAATCACTATCTCGCCGGGCGCGGCGTGACCTGCATCGAGTCGGACATGGGCGAGTACATCGTGCAGCTCGCCGGCGAAAAGCCCTCGCATATCGTCATGCCCGCGATCCACAAAACGAAAGGCGACATCGGCGAACTATTCGAGGGCCACATTCCCGACACGCCTTATACCGAAGACGTCGACACGCTGATTCAAACCGGCCGCCGCGCGCTGCGCCGCGAGTTCGTGGATGCGCAGATCGGTCTTTCCGGCGTGAACTTCGCCGCCGCCGACACGGGCACGCTCTGGCTCGTCGAAAACGAAGGCAACGGGCGCCTCTCGACCACGGTGCCCGACGTGCATATCGCGATCATGGGCATGGAGAAAGTAGTCGAAAAACTCGCGCATATCGTGCCGCTGTCGAGCCTGCTCACGCGCTCCGCCACCGGTCAGCCGATCACCACGTACTTCAACCTCATCAGCAGTCCGCGCCGTGCGGGCGAACGGGACGGCCCGCGCGAAGTGCATCTGGTGCTGCTCGACAACGGCCGCAGCCAGGCCTGGGCCGACGCGCAATTGCGCGCCACGCTCCAGTGCATTCGCTGCGGCGCGTGCATGAATCATTGCCCCGTGTACACGCGCATCGGCGGGCATGCGTACGGGACCACGTATCCAGGCCCCATCGGCAAGATCATCTCGCCGCATCTGCTCGGTCTCGACGCAACCGCCGATTTGCCGACCGCGTCGAGCCTGTGCGGCGCGTGCGGCGAAGTGTGCCCCGTGCGCATTCCCATTCCCCAACTGCTCGTGCGTTTGCGCACCGAAGCGAACCGCGCGCCCGCGGAACGCGTCGCGCATCCGCTGCGCGGGCAGGGCGCGAATCACAGCCGAGGCGAGCAATTCGTCTGGCGATTCTGGAGCGGCGCGTTCGCGCATCCGCGTGCCTGGCGCGCGCTGCGTTGGGCCGCGACGCGTTTGCGCGGTTTCGCGCCCGCGCAGCAAATGGGTTGGACCCAACATCGCACACCTTTGAAGCCAGCGTCGCGCAGCCTCCACGATCTGCTGCGCGACCGCGATCAGCCCGAATAA
- a CDS encoding LutC/YkgG family protein, translating to MSTIIDTTSARARMLAKLRGHADPAGASSVAALDARIDKHYAEYRAFAHDSSSERIARFTHMLEAAHAQVIRANTATWASDLAQRLASAGVRRLLLDTACAEGNALAHALPTRIEARDFAQPIEQWKAELFDTIDAGFTVARSGLAATGTLVVEPDAAAPRTISLVPPLHVALVHAHTLHADLHAAAAAERWHDGMPTNLVMISGPSKTSDIQQTTAYGAHGPRALWVVIVEGDAP from the coding sequence ATGAGCACGATCATCGATACGACGAGCGCCCGCGCCCGCATGCTCGCGAAGCTGCGTGGCCACGCGGACCCTGCCGGGGCAAGCTCCGTCGCCGCGCTCGACGCGCGCATCGACAAGCATTACGCCGAATATCGCGCGTTCGCTCATGATTCGTCATCCGAACGAATCGCCCGGTTCACCCACATGCTGGAAGCCGCGCACGCGCAGGTCATCCGCGCCAACACGGCGACATGGGCCAGCGATCTCGCGCAGCGCCTCGCCAGCGCGGGCGTGCGACGCTTACTGCTCGATACCGCGTGCGCCGAAGGCAACGCCCTCGCGCATGCGCTGCCAACCCGCATCGAGGCTCGCGATTTCGCGCAACCCATCGAGCAGTGGAAAGCCGAACTCTTCGACACGATCGACGCGGGCTTCACTGTCGCGCGCTCGGGTCTCGCGGCCACGGGCACGCTCGTGGTCGAGCCCGACGCCGCCGCGCCGCGCACGATCTCGCTCGTGCCGCCGCTGCACGTGGCGCTCGTTCACGCGCACACGCTGCACGCGGACCTGCATGCGGCCGCTGCCGCCGAGCGCTGGCACGACGGCATGCCCACCAATCTCGTCATGATCTCGGGGCCCTCGAAGACCTCGGATATTCAGCAGACCACGGCGTATGGCGCGCATGGACCGCGCGCGCTGTGGGTCGTCATCGTCGAAGGAGACGCGCCATGA
- a CDS encoding (Fe-S)-binding protein, whose amino-acid sequence MKPRTYPARPTDVYLFATCLIDLFVPQAGLDAVKLLEREGVTVHFPRQQSCCGQPAYSSGNPREAAEVARAQLGLFGQPWPVIVPSGSCAGMMRHHWPTLFDAGSADAARARDLSERVYELTEFLVRVLDVDFGAFEADTQRDERVVLHTSCGARREMGTRTHGVEVIDALPGVTRVEHERESECCGFGGTFSLKHPDISGAMVADKIASACATGCNRLVSADCGCLLNIGHAAEHRGAPLEVEHLASFLWRRTGGAA is encoded by the coding sequence ATGAAGCCCCGCACCTACCCCGCGCGCCCCACCGACGTCTATCTCTTCGCCACCTGCCTGATCGACCTGTTCGTGCCGCAAGCCGGTCTGGACGCCGTCAAGCTGCTCGAACGCGAAGGCGTGACCGTGCACTTCCCGCGCCAGCAAAGCTGCTGCGGCCAGCCCGCGTACAGCAGCGGCAACCCGCGCGAGGCGGCCGAAGTCGCGCGCGCCCAGCTCGGTCTCTTCGGGCAGCCGTGGCCCGTGATCGTGCCGTCCGGCTCGTGCGCGGGCATGATGCGCCATCACTGGCCCACGCTGTTCGACGCCGGTTCCGCCGATGCCGCGCGCGCCCGCGACCTCTCGGAGCGCGTCTACGAACTCACCGAATTTCTCGTGCGCGTGCTCGACGTGGACTTCGGCGCGTTCGAGGCCGATACGCAACGCGACGAGCGCGTCGTGCTCCACACCTCTTGCGGCGCGCGGCGCGAAATGGGCACGCGCACGCATGGCGTTGAAGTCATCGACGCGCTGCCGGGCGTCACACGCGTGGAGCACGAGCGCGAGTCCGAATGCTGCGGATTCGGCGGCACGTTTTCGCTCAAGCACCCCGATATCTCGGGCGCGATGGTCGCCGACAAGATCGCCTCGGCGTGCGCGACGGGCTGCAACCGGCTCGTCTCCGCCGATTGCGGCTGCCTGCTCAACATCGGCCACGCCGCCGAACATCGTGGCGCGCCGCTTGAAGTCGAACATCTCGCGTCATTTCTGTGGCGCCGCACCGGAGGCGCAGCATGA